A window of Accipiter gentilis chromosome 24, bAccGen1.1, whole genome shotgun sequence contains these coding sequences:
- the LOC126050190 gene encoding diacylglycerol O-acyltransferase 2-like — protein sequence MKTIIAACSQNLSGSRGSIQTALRTLLAAPWPSQRDVRSWLQLLSVLQWVLSFLLLGTVSLLLLIYLVFTSFWPISALYLAWIIFDWDTPEKGGRRLPCLRQWPVWRHFRDYFPVKLVKTHDLSPSHNYIIGSHPHGILCVGAFCNFVTGSTGFGEMFPGIRPSLTTLAGNFRLPVFREYLMSGGLCPVTRRAIGYLLSKNGTGNAVAIVIGGAAESLSCRPGVTTLILKNRKGFVRMALQHGAYLVPSFSFGENDLFRQVVFEEGSWMRSIQQRFQKMMGFAPCVFYGRGLTSVRSRGFLPYARPITTVVGEPVMVPKIEDPSCETVDMYHEMYVRSLLKLFNENKTKYGLSETDELHIL from the exons ATGAAAACAATTATTGCAGCCTGTTCCCAAAATCTTAGTG GCAGCCGTGGCAGCATCCAGaccgccctgcgcaccctgctcgcAGCACCCTGGCCCTCGCAGCGGGATGTCCGCTCCTGGCTCCAGCTCCTCTCTGTCCTGCAGTGGGTGCTCAGCTTCCTGCTGCTGG GAACCGTCAGCCTGCTGCTCCTCATCTACCTGGTGTTCACCAGCTTCTGGCCCATCTCCGCGCTCTACCTGGCCTGGATCATCTTTGACTGGGACACGCCAGAGAAAG GTGGAAGGAGGCTGCCGTGCCTGCGGCAATGGCCCGTCTGGAGGCACTTTCGGGATTATTTCCCCGTGAAG CTGGTGAAGACCCACGACCTGTCCCCCAGCCACAACTACATCATCGGCTCCCACCCCCACGGCATCCTCTGCGTCGGCGCCTTCTGCAACTTCGTCACCGGCTCAACGGGTTTTGGGGAGATGTTCCCGGGAATCCGGCCTTCCCTCACCACGCTGGCCGGCAACTTTCGTCTGCCCGTCTTCAGGGAATACCTGATGAGCGGGG GCTTGTGCCCGGTGACACGCCGCGCCATCGGGTACCTGCTGTCCAAGAACGGTACCGGCAACGCGGTGGCCATCGTCATCGGCGGCGCGGCCGAGTCGCTCTCCTGCCGCCCCGGAGTCACCACGCTCATCCTGAAGAACCGCAAGGGCTTCGTCCGCATGGCCCTGCAGCACGG GGCCTACCTCGTCCCCTCCTTCTCCTTCGGGGAGAATGACCTCTTCCGCCAGGTGGTCTTTGAGGAGGGCAGCTGGATGAGGAGCATCCAGCAGCGCTTCCAGAAGATGATGGGCTTCGCTCCCTGCGTCTTCTACGGCCGGGGTCTCACCTCCGTCCGGTCCCGGGGCTTCCTTCCCTACGCCAGACCCATCACCACCGTGG tgGGGGAGCCGGTGATGGTGCCCAAGATTGAGGACCCGAGCTGCGAGACGGTGGACATGTACCACGAGATGTACGTCCGCTCCCTGCTCAAGCTCTTCAATGAGAACAAGACCAAGTACGGGCTGTCGGAGACAGACGAGCTGCACATCCTCTGA
- the LOC126050314 gene encoding phosphatidylinositol 3,4,5-trisphosphate 5-phosphatase 2-like isoform X1 — MAAASWYHRDISRVVAEELLAKAGRDGCFLVRDSESVSGAYALCLLFQRHVHTYRILPDDEGLLSVQTIQGIQAKCFRTLPDLIGAYQQPNNGLVTPLLYPVHRARQAADEDSDGEDGRSGGQTASAVLAGGTVAGTWVSAPIAGRTHISQQLHQRLQEQVHSSPASDFMGFMAEYLNHHLQLDLEALRHGHPQLRHLSTALVTACRALHSEIDFTLAGLETLARVFDSPASPRSPAREQGLLTSDPDLELLLNKISTVNHLLSSLEKKVLKSLQETVSRHNLALPSVAAAPPPAAKPLAVQSFEVKVGKSQRAALTVDVESGTVAITKKGSGSPEEIIPHDKILQLIKYQSMQSKVRLVYDREPQRSLSRDFVFPSARKREAFCQLLQLMKIQHSNLDEPDLISVYVGTWNMGSTPPPRSLASWLTSRGLGRTQDETTACIPHDIYVIGTQENSLGDREWVEFLRASLKTLMAIDYRVVALQCLWSIKIVVLVKPEHERRISHVHTSSVKTGIANTLELSAWHIPAGNKGAVGVSFLFNGTSFGFVNCHLASGSEKTHRRNQNYSDILRSLVLGDKRLGAFDLTLRFTHLFWFGDLNYRLDMDVQDILAHITKKEFDALLAVDQLNLEREKNKVFLRFSEGDISFPPTYRYERGSRDSYMWQKFKPTGVRINVPSWCDRILWKSHPETHVVCNSYGCTDDIVTSDHSPVFATFEVGVTSQFVPKKAPGSGPEPLACIEWESIEVIVKTASRSKCYIEFHSHCLEETQRSGENTSQSCDIPGFLKLGWSAKHLPVLNPILPDLEYLGDQHLLLSIKGVESCESYGECCIAMRSMIGSMAQQFETFLFHRGEETGSMRGWMKVRVPKERRSTRERLYEWISFEEEDAEPAADTPTCPKPPLQRLRSRPRSLPDSAAGYTNPAYFIFEGVPNTWVPAPGAGEAHDKQAESPAGGQRHRSPLGARVPSPSEEERWGSRPRCVSGGPSRGRPLSPPSVGRQKRPKSAVLARDTPGPGDCSLTALHMATCLSQLDRASPEHRGDIQNTLLRQTHSVLEPPPRPCREMPRCTQDARQHGRPGEWPCDRGEGSRRVGGCLSHIGFQQDEEGLQERGWDHLEIFRDPKAPELRKGGTVRASSCGPGVPGRAPRSGGEER; from the exons ATGGCGGCAGCAAGCTGGTACCACCGGGACATCAGCCGGGTGgtggcagaggagctgctggccaaggccgggcGGGATGGCTGCTTCCTCGTGCGGGACAGCGAGTCGGTCTCAGGGGCATATGCCCTCTGCCTCCT GTTCCAGCGGCACGTCCACACCTACCGCATCCTTCCCGATGACGAGGGGTTGCTCTCCGTCCAG ACCATCCAGGGCATCCAGGCCAAATGTTTCCGAACCCTCCCCGACCTGATCGGCGCCTACCAGCAGCCCAACAACGGGCTGGTGACCCCCCTGCTCTACCCCGTGCACCGGGCAAGGCAGGCGGCCGACGAGGACTCGg ACGGGGAGGatggccgaagcggcgggcagacGGCGAGCGCGGTTCTGGCCGGTGGAACCGTGGCGGGCACGTGGGTCAGCGCTCCCATCGCCGGCCGGACCCACATCTCACAGCAACTGCACcagaggctgcaggagcaggTCCACAGCAG CCCGGCCAGCGACTTCATGGGTTTCATGGCCGAGTACCTGAACCACCACCTGCAGCTGGACCTGGAGGCACTGCGCCACGGGCACCCGCAGCTGCGTCACCTCAGCACCGCGCTCGTCACTGCCTGCCGGGCGCTGCACAG TGAGATCGACTTCACGCTGGCGGGTCTGGAGACGCTGGCCAGGGTGTTCGACTCCCCCGCGTCCCCTCGCAGCCCGGCCAGGGAGCAG ggTCTCCTGACCAGCGATCCAGACCTTGAGCTGCTCCTCAACAAGATATCTACCGTCAACCATCTCCTCTCTTCGCTGGAAAAGAag GTGCTGAAGTCGCTGCAGGAGACAGTGTCGAGGCACAACCTGGCGCTGCCCAgcgtggctgcagcccccccgccaGCCGCCAAGCCCCTCGCCGTGCAGAGCTTCGAG GTAAAAGTGGGCAAGTCGCAGCGGGCAGCCCTGACGGTGGACGTGGAGTCGGGCACGGTGGCCATCACCAAAAAGGGCAGCGGGTCCCCGGAGGAGATCATCCCTCATGACAAAA TCCTGCAGCTGATCAAATACCAGAGCATGCAGAGCAAGGTGAGGCTGGTGTACGACCGGGAGCCGCAGAGGAGCCTGAGCAGGGATTTCGTCTTCCCCAGCGCGCGG AAGCGAGAGGCCTTttgccagctgctgcagctgatgaAGATCCAGCACTCCAACCTGGATGAGCCTGACCTCATCTCAGTGTATGTCGGGACATGGAACATGG gcagcacgccgccgccccgctccctcgCCTCCTGGCTGACCTCGAGGGGCTTGGGGCGCACGCAGGACGAGACCACTGCCTGCATCCCCCACGACATCTACGTTATCGGCACCCAGGAGAACTCCCTGGGTGACCGCGAGTGGGTCGAGTTCCTCCGCGCATCTCTGAAGACCCTGATGGCCATCGACTACCGAGTG GTCGCCCTGCAATGCCTCTGGAGCATCAAGATCGTGGTGCTGGTGAAGCCCGAGCACGAACGGCGCATCAGCCACGTCCACACCTCCAGCGTGAAAACTGGGATCGCCAACACACTGG AGCTCAGTGCCTGGCACATCCCTGCAGGGAACAAGGGAGCCGTGGGTGTCTCCTTCCTTTTCAATGGGACCTCCTTTGGCTTCGTCAACTGCCACCTGGCCTCTGGCAGTGAGAAGACCCACAG GCGTAACCAGAACTACAGTGACATCCTGCGTTCCCTGGTCCTGGGCGACAAGCGGCTCGGGGCATTCGACCTCACCCTGCGCTTCACCCACCTCTTCTGGTTCGGGGACCTCAACTACCGTCTGGACATGGACGTGCAG GATATCCTTGCCCATATAACCAAGAAGGAGTTTGATGCCCTCCTGGCTGTCGATCAGCTCAACCTGGAGCGAGAGAAGAACAAGGTGTTCCTGCGATTCA GTGAGGGTGACATCTCCTTCCCACCCACGTACCGGTACGAGCGGGGCTCCCGGGACAGCTACATGTGGCAGAAGTTCAAGCCCACGGGG gTGAGGATCAATGTCCCCTCGTGGTGCGACCGCATCCTGTGGAAGTCGCACCCAGAGACCCACGTGGTCTGTAATTCCTACG GTTGCACCGACGACATCGTGACCAGCGACCACTCGCCCGTCTTCGCCACCTTCGAGGTGGGAGTGACGTCGCAGTTTGTGCCCAAGAAGG CTCCCGGATCCGGCCCCGAGCCCCTGGCCTGCATCGAGTGGGAAAGCATCGAGGTGATCGTGAAAACCGCCAGCCGCAGCAAGTGCTACATCGAATTTCACTCCCACTGCCTGGAAG AGACCCAGCGGAGCGGGGAGAACACTTCCCAGAGCTGTGATATCCCCGGCTTCCTCAAGTTGGGCTGGTCCGCAAAGCATCTGCCTGTG CTGAACCCCATCCTGCCGGACCTGGAGTACCTGGGGGACCAGCACCTCCTCCTCAGCATCAAGGGCGTGGAGAGCTGCGAGTCCTACG GCGAGTGCTGCATCGCCATGAGGTCGATGATCGGCAGCATGGCCCAGCAGTTCGAGACCTTTCTTTTCCACCGTGGCGAGGAGACGGGCTCCATGCGCGGCTGGATGAAGGTCCGGGTCCCCAAGGAGAGGCGCAGCACCCGCGAGAGGCTCTACG AGTGGATCAGCTTCGAGGAGGAGGATGCCGAGCCGGCAGCAGACACCCCGACGTGCCCCAAGCCACCTCTGCAGCGCCTCAG GAGCCGGCCCCGCAGCCTCCCAGACTCAGCTGCCGGCTACACCAACCCAGCCTACTTCATCTTCGAGGGGGTCCCCAATACGTGGGTGCCGGCCCCCGGTGCCGGTGAAGCCCACGACAAGCAGGCGGAGAGCCCAGCCGGGGGCCAGCGGCACCGCAGTCCCCTCGGGGCGCGGGTCCCTTCTCCCTCTGAGGAAGAGCGATGGGGCAGCCGGCCCCGCTGTGTGTCAGGGGGACCATCCCGTGGGCGCCCGCTCAGCCCCCCCAGCGTGGGCCGGCAGAAAAGACCCAAATCGGCCGTTTTGGCGAGGGACACGCCAGGACCGGGAGACTGCTCGTTGACGGCGCTGCACATGGCCACCTGCCTGAGCCAGCTGGACAGGGCATCCCCCGAGCACAGAGGGGACATCCAAAATACCCTCCTGCGCCAGACCCACAGCGTCCTGGAGCCCCCCCCGCGGCCCTGCCGGGAGATGCCAAGATGCACGCAGGATGCTCGCCAGCACGGCCGCCCTGGAGAG tggcCCTGCGACAGGGGTGAGGGGTCCCGCAGAGTCGGCGGGTGCCTGAGCCACATCGGCTTCCAGCAGGACGAGGAAGGGCTGCAGGAGCGTGGCTGGGACCACCTGGAGATCTTCAGGGACCCCAAAGCCCCGGAGCTCAGAAAGGGGGGCACCGTGCGGGCCAGCTCCTGTGGCCCCGGGGTCCCTGGCAGAGCCCCACGCTCCGGCGGGGAGGAAAGGTGA
- the ARR3 gene encoding arrestin-C, whose translation MAEGAKVFKKTSPNSKLSIYLGKRDFVDHVESVDSVDGICLIDPEYLKDRKVYVTLTCAFRYGRDDLDVIGLTFRKDLYVLTTQIFPPVPDQTPKTLTPLQEKLMKKLGENAYPFTFEIATNLPCSVTLQPGPDDVGKACGVDFEVKGFCAENLEEKIHKRNSVRLIIRKIQFAPLVTGPAPKSETTRQFMMSDKPLHLEASLDKEIYYHGDPINVTVNINNTTNKIVKKIKLSVDQITDVVLYSLDKYTKTVCTEEINENVAANSTFSKTYSITPTLSANREKRGLALDGKLKHEDTNLASTTILRPGMDKEVLGILVSYKVKVNLVVSRGGILGDLTASDVGVELPVILMHPKPADGKYSPHFALPSSEEDIVIEEFARQKLKGEKDDEEEEANKEES comes from the exons ATGGCAGAAGGAGCAAA GGTGTTCAAGAAGACCAGTCCCAACAGCAAG CTATCCATCTACTTGGGGAAGAGAGACTTTGTGGATCACGTGGAGTCAGTGGACTCCGTAG ATGGCATCTGCCTGATCGACCCAGAGTACCTAAAGGACAGAAAAG TGTACGTGACACTGACTTGCGCGTTTCGCTACGGCCGAGATGACCTCGACGTTATCGGGTTGACCTTCAGGAAGGACCTCTATGTCCTGACCACCCAGATCTTCCCACCGGTGCCAGACCAGACACCCAAAACCCTCACTCCTTTGCAGGAGAAGCTGATGAAGAAGCTTGGGGAGAATGCCTACCCCTTCACCTTCGAG ATTGCCACCAACCTGCCCTGTTCGGTCACCCTCCAGCCAGGACCAGACGATGTGGGAAAG GCCTGCGGCGTGGACTTCGAGGTCAAAGGATTTTGTGCTGAAAATCTGGAGGAGAAAATTCACAAGAG GAACTCGGTGCGCCTCATCATCCGCAAGATCCAGTTTGCACCCCTGGTGACGGGGCCAGCCCCAAAGTCGGAGACCACCCGGCAGTTCATGATGTCCGACAAGCCCCTGCACCTTGAAGCCTCCCTGGATAAGGAG ATATACTACCACGGAGACCCCATCAATGTGACCGTCAACATCAACAACACCACCAACAAGattgtgaaaaaaattaagctctcag TTGATCAGATCACAGATGTGGTCCTCTATTCGCTGGATAAATACACGAAGACCGTGTGCACCGAGGAGATAAA CGAGAACGTGGCAGCCAACTCCACCTTCTCCAAAACGTACTCCATCACCCCCACGCTCTCGGCCAACCGTGAGAAGCGAGGCCTTGCTCTCGACGGCAAGCTCAAGCACGAGGACACCAACCTGGCTTCCACCACCAT CCTGAGACCCGGCATGGACAAGGAGGTGCTGGGCATCCTGGTGTCCTACAAAGTGAAGGTCAACCTGGTGGTGTCCCGAGGAGG CATCCTGGGGGATCTCACTGCCAG CGACGTTGGAGTCGAGCTGCCTGTCATCCTGATGCACCCGAAGCCTGCGGATGGTAAGTA CTCACCACACTTTGCTCTCCCTTCCAGTGAGGAGGACATTGTCATCGAGGAATTCGCTCGCCAGAAACTCAAGGGGGAGAAAgacgacgaggaggaggaggccaacAAAGAGGAAAGCTAA
- the P2RY4 gene encoding P2Y purinoceptor 4, which yields MATSVRTFPVALWTPTPAPWPGGNTTAVAEAKCVFNEEFKFILLPVSYGIVFVVGLPLNSWALWMFISRMRPWNATTTYMFNLAVSDTLYVLSLPTLVYYYADRNNWPFGKWLCKIVRFLFYANLYSSILFLTCISVHRYMGICHPIRSLNWVKTKHARIICVGAWLVVTICLIPNLIFVTTSSKGNSTLCHDTTKPEEFDHYVHYSSSVMALLFGVPFLVIVLCYCLMAKRLGKSSFSSPGPRMPSYRKRSIRMIIVVLTVFAICFVPFHITRTIYYTSRYFQADCRTLNIINFTYKITRPLASINSCLDPILYFMVGDKYRGRLRRGPAQRLQPVPTCDLALVSPSMDNIMGGSHTPGDTRGPGTARSRGGC from the coding sequence ATGGCCACTTCAGTGAGGACGTTCCCAGTTGCCCTGTGGACACCGACGCCGGCTCCCTGGCCGGGGGGAAACACCACCGCGGTGGCGGAGGCAAAGTGCGTCTTCAATGAGGAGTTCAAGTTCATCCTGCTGCCCGTCTCCTACGGCATCGTCTTCGTGGTGGGGCTGCCCCTCAACTCCTGGGCCTTGTGGATGTTCATCTCCAGGATGAGGCCCTGGAACGCCACCACCACCTACATGTTCAACCTGGCCGTCTCCGACACGCTCTACGTCCTCTCCCTCCCTACCCTGGTCTACTATTACGCTGACCGCAACAACTGGCCCTTTGGGAAATGGCTCTGCAAGATCGTGCGCTTCCTCTTCTACGCTAACCTCTACAGCAGCATCCTCTTCCTGACGTGTATCAGCGTCCACCGCTACATGGGCATCTGCCACCCCATCCGCTCCCTGAACTGGGTGAAGACCAAGCACGCCCGCATCATTTGTGTGGGTGCCTGGCTTGTCGTCACCATCTGCCTCATCCCCAACCTCATCTTTGTCACCACCAGCTCCAAGGGCAACAGCACCCTGTGCCACGACACCACCAAGCCTGAGGAGTTTGACCATTACGTGCACTACAGCTCCTCCGTCATGGCCCTCCTCTTCGGGGTCCCCTTCCTGGTGATCGTCCTGTGCTACTGCCTGATGGCCAAGAGACTCGGCAAGTCCAGCTtctccagccccggcccccgAATGCCCTCCTACAGGAAGCGCTCCATCCGGATGATCATCGTTGTGCTCACCGTCTTTGCCATCTGCTTCGTGCCCTTCCACATCACCCGGACCATCTACTACACCTCCCGCTACTTCCAAGCCGACTGCCGGACCCTCAACATCATCAACTTCACTTACAAGATCACTCGGCCCCTGGCCAGCATCAACAGCTGCCTTGACCCCATCTTGTACTTCATGGTCGGGGACAAGTACCGGGGGCGGCTACGCCGGGGGCCAGCTCAGCGCCTCCAGCCTGTGCCCACCTGTGACCTGGCCCTGGTGTCCCCCTCCATGGACAACATCATGGGTGGCAGCCACACTCCTGGTGACACCCGAGGGCCAGGGACAGCAAGGAGTAGAGGCGGGTGCTGA
- the LOC126050314 gene encoding phosphatidylinositol 3,4,5-trisphosphate 5-phosphatase 2-like isoform X2 encodes MAAASWYHRDISRVVAEELLAKAGRDGCFLVRDSESVSGAYALCLLFQRHVHTYRILPDDEGLLSVQTIQGIQAKCFRTLPDLIGAYQQPNNGLVTPLLYPVHRARQAADEDSDGEDGRSGGQTASAVLAGGTVAGTWVSAPIAGRTHISQQLHQRLQEQVHSSPASDFMGFMAEYLNHHLQLDLEALRHGHPQLRHLSTALVTACRALHSEIDFTLAGLETLARVFDSPASPRSPAREQGLLTSDPDLELLLNKISTVNHLLSSLEKKVLKSLQETVSRHNLALPSVAAAPPPAAKPLAVQSFEVKVGKSQRAALTVDVESGTVAITKKGSGSPEEIIPHDKILQLIKYQSMQSKVRLVYDREPQRSLSRDFVFPSARKREAFCQLLQLMKIQHSNLDEPDLISVYVGTWNMGSTPPPRSLASWLTSRGLGRTQDETTACIPHDIYVIGTQENSLGDREWVEFLRASLKTLMAIDYRVVALQCLWSIKIVVLVKPEHERRISHVHTSSVKTGIANTLGNKGAVGVSFLFNGTSFGFVNCHLASGSEKTHRRNQNYSDILRSLVLGDKRLGAFDLTLRFTHLFWFGDLNYRLDMDVQDILAHITKKEFDALLAVDQLNLEREKNKVFLRFSEGDISFPPTYRYERGSRDSYMWQKFKPTGVRINVPSWCDRILWKSHPETHVVCNSYGCTDDIVTSDHSPVFATFEVGVTSQFVPKKAPGSGPEPLACIEWESIEVIVKTASRSKCYIEFHSHCLEETQRSGENTSQSCDIPGFLKLGWSAKHLPVLNPILPDLEYLGDQHLLLSIKGVESCESYGECCIAMRSMIGSMAQQFETFLFHRGEETGSMRGWMKVRVPKERRSTRERLYEWISFEEEDAEPAADTPTCPKPPLQRLRSRPRSLPDSAAGYTNPAYFIFEGVPNTWVPAPGAGEAHDKQAESPAGGQRHRSPLGARVPSPSEEERWGSRPRCVSGGPSRGRPLSPPSVGRQKRPKSAVLARDTPGPGDCSLTALHMATCLSQLDRASPEHRGDIQNTLLRQTHSVLEPPPRPCREMPRCTQDARQHGRPGEWPCDRGEGSRRVGGCLSHIGFQQDEEGLQERGWDHLEIFRDPKAPELRKGGTVRASSCGPGVPGRAPRSGGEER; translated from the exons ATGGCGGCAGCAAGCTGGTACCACCGGGACATCAGCCGGGTGgtggcagaggagctgctggccaaggccgggcGGGATGGCTGCTTCCTCGTGCGGGACAGCGAGTCGGTCTCAGGGGCATATGCCCTCTGCCTCCT GTTCCAGCGGCACGTCCACACCTACCGCATCCTTCCCGATGACGAGGGGTTGCTCTCCGTCCAG ACCATCCAGGGCATCCAGGCCAAATGTTTCCGAACCCTCCCCGACCTGATCGGCGCCTACCAGCAGCCCAACAACGGGCTGGTGACCCCCCTGCTCTACCCCGTGCACCGGGCAAGGCAGGCGGCCGACGAGGACTCGg ACGGGGAGGatggccgaagcggcgggcagacGGCGAGCGCGGTTCTGGCCGGTGGAACCGTGGCGGGCACGTGGGTCAGCGCTCCCATCGCCGGCCGGACCCACATCTCACAGCAACTGCACcagaggctgcaggagcaggTCCACAGCAG CCCGGCCAGCGACTTCATGGGTTTCATGGCCGAGTACCTGAACCACCACCTGCAGCTGGACCTGGAGGCACTGCGCCACGGGCACCCGCAGCTGCGTCACCTCAGCACCGCGCTCGTCACTGCCTGCCGGGCGCTGCACAG TGAGATCGACTTCACGCTGGCGGGTCTGGAGACGCTGGCCAGGGTGTTCGACTCCCCCGCGTCCCCTCGCAGCCCGGCCAGGGAGCAG ggTCTCCTGACCAGCGATCCAGACCTTGAGCTGCTCCTCAACAAGATATCTACCGTCAACCATCTCCTCTCTTCGCTGGAAAAGAag GTGCTGAAGTCGCTGCAGGAGACAGTGTCGAGGCACAACCTGGCGCTGCCCAgcgtggctgcagcccccccgccaGCCGCCAAGCCCCTCGCCGTGCAGAGCTTCGAG GTAAAAGTGGGCAAGTCGCAGCGGGCAGCCCTGACGGTGGACGTGGAGTCGGGCACGGTGGCCATCACCAAAAAGGGCAGCGGGTCCCCGGAGGAGATCATCCCTCATGACAAAA TCCTGCAGCTGATCAAATACCAGAGCATGCAGAGCAAGGTGAGGCTGGTGTACGACCGGGAGCCGCAGAGGAGCCTGAGCAGGGATTTCGTCTTCCCCAGCGCGCGG AAGCGAGAGGCCTTttgccagctgctgcagctgatgaAGATCCAGCACTCCAACCTGGATGAGCCTGACCTCATCTCAGTGTATGTCGGGACATGGAACATGG gcagcacgccgccgccccgctccctcgCCTCCTGGCTGACCTCGAGGGGCTTGGGGCGCACGCAGGACGAGACCACTGCCTGCATCCCCCACGACATCTACGTTATCGGCACCCAGGAGAACTCCCTGGGTGACCGCGAGTGGGTCGAGTTCCTCCGCGCATCTCTGAAGACCCTGATGGCCATCGACTACCGAGTG GTCGCCCTGCAATGCCTCTGGAGCATCAAGATCGTGGTGCTGGTGAAGCCCGAGCACGAACGGCGCATCAGCCACGTCCACACCTCCAGCGTGAAAACTGGGATCGCCAACACACTGG GGAACAAGGGAGCCGTGGGTGTCTCCTTCCTTTTCAATGGGACCTCCTTTGGCTTCGTCAACTGCCACCTGGCCTCTGGCAGTGAGAAGACCCACAG GCGTAACCAGAACTACAGTGACATCCTGCGTTCCCTGGTCCTGGGCGACAAGCGGCTCGGGGCATTCGACCTCACCCTGCGCTTCACCCACCTCTTCTGGTTCGGGGACCTCAACTACCGTCTGGACATGGACGTGCAG GATATCCTTGCCCATATAACCAAGAAGGAGTTTGATGCCCTCCTGGCTGTCGATCAGCTCAACCTGGAGCGAGAGAAGAACAAGGTGTTCCTGCGATTCA GTGAGGGTGACATCTCCTTCCCACCCACGTACCGGTACGAGCGGGGCTCCCGGGACAGCTACATGTGGCAGAAGTTCAAGCCCACGGGG gTGAGGATCAATGTCCCCTCGTGGTGCGACCGCATCCTGTGGAAGTCGCACCCAGAGACCCACGTGGTCTGTAATTCCTACG GTTGCACCGACGACATCGTGACCAGCGACCACTCGCCCGTCTTCGCCACCTTCGAGGTGGGAGTGACGTCGCAGTTTGTGCCCAAGAAGG CTCCCGGATCCGGCCCCGAGCCCCTGGCCTGCATCGAGTGGGAAAGCATCGAGGTGATCGTGAAAACCGCCAGCCGCAGCAAGTGCTACATCGAATTTCACTCCCACTGCCTGGAAG AGACCCAGCGGAGCGGGGAGAACACTTCCCAGAGCTGTGATATCCCCGGCTTCCTCAAGTTGGGCTGGTCCGCAAAGCATCTGCCTGTG CTGAACCCCATCCTGCCGGACCTGGAGTACCTGGGGGACCAGCACCTCCTCCTCAGCATCAAGGGCGTGGAGAGCTGCGAGTCCTACG GCGAGTGCTGCATCGCCATGAGGTCGATGATCGGCAGCATGGCCCAGCAGTTCGAGACCTTTCTTTTCCACCGTGGCGAGGAGACGGGCTCCATGCGCGGCTGGATGAAGGTCCGGGTCCCCAAGGAGAGGCGCAGCACCCGCGAGAGGCTCTACG AGTGGATCAGCTTCGAGGAGGAGGATGCCGAGCCGGCAGCAGACACCCCGACGTGCCCCAAGCCACCTCTGCAGCGCCTCAG GAGCCGGCCCCGCAGCCTCCCAGACTCAGCTGCCGGCTACACCAACCCAGCCTACTTCATCTTCGAGGGGGTCCCCAATACGTGGGTGCCGGCCCCCGGTGCCGGTGAAGCCCACGACAAGCAGGCGGAGAGCCCAGCCGGGGGCCAGCGGCACCGCAGTCCCCTCGGGGCGCGGGTCCCTTCTCCCTCTGAGGAAGAGCGATGGGGCAGCCGGCCCCGCTGTGTGTCAGGGGGACCATCCCGTGGGCGCCCGCTCAGCCCCCCCAGCGTGGGCCGGCAGAAAAGACCCAAATCGGCCGTTTTGGCGAGGGACACGCCAGGACCGGGAGACTGCTCGTTGACGGCGCTGCACATGGCCACCTGCCTGAGCCAGCTGGACAGGGCATCCCCCGAGCACAGAGGGGACATCCAAAATACCCTCCTGCGCCAGACCCACAGCGTCCTGGAGCCCCCCCCGCGGCCCTGCCGGGAGATGCCAAGATGCACGCAGGATGCTCGCCAGCACGGCCGCCCTGGAGAG tggcCCTGCGACAGGGGTGAGGGGTCCCGCAGAGTCGGCGGGTGCCTGAGCCACATCGGCTTCCAGCAGGACGAGGAAGGGCTGCAGGAGCGTGGCTGGGACCACCTGGAGATCTTCAGGGACCCCAAAGCCCCGGAGCTCAGAAAGGGGGGCACCGTGCGGGCCAGCTCCTGTGGCCCCGGGGTCCCTGGCAGAGCCCCACGCTCCGGCGGGGAGGAAAGGTGA